A section of the Agromyces aurantiacus genome encodes:
- a CDS encoding TetR/AcrR family transcriptional regulator — translation MPKVTEAHRQARRSEIAAAALRCFAAKGFRGTSMSDIIAASGLSAGAIYGHYASKEELFFAAAQQVLSARSEELEGLRADHGPLAPGEVIVALIDGMRGDDLTPDLFLQVWAEAAIDPAVRAMVREYLAPIRGMLHRLVAEWAAVNPGLAGGDPEAYATRTVPVLMGLAPGFMVQRAVLAEFDEEAYLATVRTLVPR, via the coding sequence ATGCCGAAGGTCACCGAGGCGCACCGTCAGGCGCGCCGCTCCGAGATCGCGGCCGCCGCGCTGCGATGCTTCGCCGCCAAGGGCTTCCGCGGCACGTCGATGTCCGACATCATCGCCGCGTCGGGTCTGTCCGCGGGGGCGATCTACGGGCACTACGCGAGCAAGGAGGAACTGTTCTTCGCGGCCGCGCAGCAGGTGCTCTCCGCGCGGTCCGAGGAGCTCGAGGGCCTGCGCGCCGACCACGGTCCGCTCGCGCCGGGCGAGGTGATCGTCGCCCTCATCGACGGCATGCGCGGCGACGACCTCACTCCCGACCTGTTCCTGCAGGTCTGGGCCGAAGCCGCCATCGACCCCGCGGTGCGCGCGATGGTGCGCGAGTACCTCGCCCCGATCCGCGGGATGCTGCACCGGCTGGTCGCCGAATGGGCTGCGGTGAATCCCGGGCTCGCCGGCGGCGACCCCGAGGCCTACGCCACCCGCACGGTGCCCGTGCTCATGGGTCTCGCACCGGGGTTCATGGTCCAGCGCGCGGTGCTCGCGGAGTTCGACGAGGAGGCCTACCTGGCCACGGTGCGCACGCTCGTGCCCCGCTGA
- a CDS encoding glucosamine-6-phosphate deaminase — MAEVVIVPDEAAAGELVAGAVAELIVDRPDSVLGLATGSTPLSTYRALARRIEVDRLDVSRVRGFALDEYVGLPAGHPEGYRAVITREVVEPLGLRPELVHVPNGAPETIRIAAAEYERAIDAAGGVDLQILGIGRTGHIGFNEPGSSLASLTRVKTLTEETRADNARFFDSPDEVPMHCITQGIGTILRARHLVLLAFGDAKAQAVADAVEGPVSASRPGSAIQLHPHATVVVDEAAASRLEHAAYYRHAWANKPDWQGI; from the coding sequence ATGGCAGAGGTCGTGATCGTCCCCGACGAGGCCGCCGCGGGCGAGCTGGTCGCCGGCGCGGTGGCGGAGCTCATCGTCGACCGGCCCGACTCGGTGCTGGGGCTCGCCACCGGCTCCACCCCGCTGTCGACGTACCGCGCGCTCGCGCGGCGGATCGAGGTCGACCGGCTCGACGTCTCCCGCGTGCGCGGCTTCGCGCTCGACGAGTACGTGGGCCTGCCCGCAGGGCACCCGGAGGGCTATCGCGCGGTGATCACGCGCGAGGTCGTGGAGCCGCTCGGCCTGCGCCCCGAGCTCGTGCACGTGCCGAACGGCGCGCCCGAGACCATCCGCATCGCCGCGGCCGAGTACGAACGCGCGATCGACGCCGCGGGCGGCGTCGACCTGCAGATCCTCGGCATCGGCCGAACGGGCCACATCGGGTTCAACGAGCCCGGTTCCTCGCTCGCCTCGCTCACCCGCGTGAAGACGCTCACCGAGGAGACCCGCGCCGACAACGCGCGCTTCTTCGACTCGCCCGACGAGGTGCCCATGCACTGCATCACGCAGGGCATCGGCACGATCCTCCGCGCCCGGCACCTCGTGCTGCTCGCGTTCGGCGACGCGAAGGCGCAGGCCGTCGCCGACGCCGTGGAGGGCCCGGTCTCGGCGAGCCGGCCGGGATCGGCGATCCAGCTGCACCCGCACGCCACGGTCGTGGTCGACGAGGCCGCGGCATCCCGCCTCGAGCACGCCGCCTACTATCGGCACGCGTGGGCGAACAAGCCCGACTGGCAGGGCATCTGA
- a CDS encoding ROK family protein, whose protein sequence is MRLGIDIGGTKTAAVAIGDGGELSDQVRMPTGFGAEAVVETAVRTVERMAQVAGIEAREFRSIGIGIPGSVDSATGRVTHAVNLGLEGLDLGPRLTGRLGVDVRVENDVNAAALGAHHLLGVADGIRAHSMAYLNLGTGLAAGIVLDGHLLRGRRGVAGEIGHIPVDPAGERCPCGQRGCLETTASGSALATLWPGSHRYPAVDLFDRADAGDADAVRVRERFLTGVASAVRLLALTTDVDDIVIGGGLAALGDRLLAGTRATLESWAAGSAFLASLDLPRRVQVIPRGFPAAAVGAALIGEELEVPAWQRS, encoded by the coding sequence GTGAGGCTCGGCATCGACATCGGCGGCACGAAGACCGCGGCCGTGGCCATCGGCGACGGCGGCGAGCTCAGCGACCAGGTCCGCATGCCCACCGGGTTCGGTGCCGAGGCGGTCGTCGAGACCGCGGTGCGCACGGTCGAGCGGATGGCGCAGGTCGCCGGCATCGAGGCACGCGAGTTCCGCTCGATCGGCATCGGGATCCCCGGCTCGGTCGATTCGGCCACCGGGCGGGTCACGCACGCCGTGAACCTCGGCCTCGAGGGGCTCGACCTCGGGCCGCGCCTGACGGGTCGACTGGGCGTCGACGTGCGCGTCGAGAACGACGTGAACGCGGCCGCGCTCGGCGCGCACCACCTGCTCGGCGTCGCCGACGGCATCCGCGCCCATTCGATGGCCTACCTGAACCTCGGCACGGGCCTCGCGGCCGGCATCGTGCTCGACGGGCACCTGCTGCGCGGCCGGCGCGGCGTCGCCGGCGAGATCGGGCACATCCCGGTCGATCCCGCGGGGGAGCGGTGCCCGTGCGGGCAGCGGGGCTGCCTCGAGACCACCGCGTCCGGGTCGGCGCTCGCGACGCTCTGGCCCGGCTCCCACCGCTATCCCGCGGTCGACCTGTTCGACCGGGCGGACGCGGGCGATGCCGACGCCGTGCGCGTGCGCGAGCGGTTCCTCACCGGCGTCGCCTCGGCCGTGCGGCTGCTCGCCCTGACGACCGACGTCGACGACATCGTGATCGGCGGCGGGCTCGCCGCGCTCGGCGACCGCCTGCTGGCGGGCACGCGCGCGACGCTCGAGTCCTGGGCGGCGGGATCGGCGTTCCTGGCCTCGCTCGACCTGCCGCGTCGGGTGCAGGTCATCCCGCGCGGGTTCCCGGCCGCGGCCGTCGGCGCGGCCCTCATCGGCGAAGAACTGGAGGTGCCGGCATGGCAGAGGTCGTGA
- a CDS encoding glycoside hydrolase family 3 protein gives MSAAIRGGAGEGLRRDILTTLLPGFEGPAAPGWLLALLREGLGGVCLFGSNVDSPAQLAGLTAELRGANPHAVVAIDEEGGDVTRLFARRGAPYPGNAVLGRIDDVELTRAVGRAVGDAIAAVGCTMTFAPDADINSNPLNPVIGVRSFGADAALVSRHTAAWVEGVQSAGVDAAAKHFPGHGDTATDSHLALPVVDLPLERLRERELAPFRAAIAAGTRSIMTSHILLPQLDAEQPATLSPRILQRLLRGELGYEGVIVSDALDMAGASGVHGIPEAAVRALAAGCDLLCIGTGNTGPQMEEIVAAVAEAVDSGRLPAERVADAAARVRSLAAAGGRPSPAAAFLPADLAERIAASFHVDGRAVARLAGAGRVGTLVRIDTAANIAVGAVPWGPFAILAEPDPSRPAPAWLTDAALLALDAATPVGDPAGLPGPVLVVGKDLHRHPFAVEAVARLRAAREDVVTVDMGWPSDDRALADVATFGASRAVAEALVELLGRAVSAPAPAEAP, from the coding sequence ATGAGCGCCGCGATCCGAGGCGGTGCGGGCGAGGGCCTGCGCCGCGACATCCTCACGACGCTGCTGCCCGGCTTCGAGGGCCCGGCCGCGCCCGGCTGGCTGCTCGCGCTGCTGCGCGAGGGCCTCGGCGGGGTGTGCCTGTTCGGCTCGAACGTCGATTCGCCTGCGCAGCTGGCCGGCCTGACGGCCGAGCTGCGTGGCGCGAACCCCCACGCGGTCGTCGCGATCGACGAGGAGGGCGGCGACGTCACGCGCCTCTTCGCCCGCCGGGGCGCGCCCTACCCGGGCAACGCCGTACTGGGGCGCATCGACGACGTCGAGCTCACGCGCGCCGTGGGCCGAGCGGTCGGCGACGCGATCGCCGCGGTGGGGTGCACCATGACGTTCGCGCCCGACGCCGACATCAACTCGAACCCGCTCAACCCGGTGATCGGCGTGCGCAGCTTCGGCGCCGACGCCGCGCTCGTGTCACGGCACACGGCCGCGTGGGTCGAGGGCGTGCAGTCGGCCGGCGTCGACGCGGCCGCCAAGCACTTCCCGGGGCACGGCGACACCGCGACCGATTCCCACCTCGCGCTGCCGGTCGTCGACCTCCCGCTCGAGCGGCTCCGCGAGCGCGAGCTCGCGCCGTTCCGCGCCGCCATCGCGGCCGGCACGCGCTCGATCATGACCTCGCACATCCTGCTGCCGCAGCTCGACGCGGAGCAGCCCGCCACCCTGTCTCCCCGCATCCTGCAACGCCTGCTCCGCGGGGAGCTGGGGTACGAGGGCGTCATCGTCTCGGACGCCCTCGACATGGCCGGGGCGAGCGGCGTGCACGGCATCCCCGAGGCGGCCGTGCGCGCACTCGCCGCCGGCTGCGACCTGCTGTGCATCGGCACGGGCAACACCGGGCCCCAGATGGAGGAGATCGTCGCGGCCGTCGCCGAGGCGGTCGACTCGGGCCGGCTCCCGGCCGAGCGGGTGGCGGATGCCGCGGCGCGCGTGCGCTCGCTGGCGGCCGCCGGCGGCCGCCCCTCGCCAGCCGCCGCGTTCCTGCCGGCGGATCTCGCGGAGCGCATCGCGGCGTCGTTCCACGTCGATGGTCGCGCCGTCGCGCGGCTCGCGGGCGCCGGCCGCGTGGGCACGCTCGTGCGCATCGACACGGCCGCGAACATCGCGGTCGGGGCCGTGCCGTGGGGACCGTTCGCGATCCTCGCCGAGCCCGACCCGTCGCGTCCCGCGCCGGCGTGGCTCACGGATGCCGCGCTGCTCGCGCTCGATGCGGCGACCCCCGTCGGCGACCCGGCCGGCCTGCCCGGCCCGGTGCTCGTCGTCGGCAAGGACCTGCACCGCCATCCGTTCGCCGTCGAGGCGGTCGCGCGACTGCGCGCTGCGCGCGAGGATGTCGTCACCGTCGACATGGGCTGGCCGAGCGACGACCGTGCGCTCGCCGACGTCGCGACCTTCGGCGCATCGCGCGCGGTCGCCGAGGCGCTCGTCGAGCTGCTCGGGCGCGCGGTCTCCGCACCGGCTCCGGCGGAGGCGCCGTGA
- a CDS encoding carbohydrate ABC transporter permease, producing the protein MTATITPGVQVAGPAARARAPRTGRRRTRLATVGWSALSVVLFALFAFPVYWMVNTSFQPNNEIRGSEIHFWPDNFTLRNYETVLFDPGRTPFLPAAANSLIVTITTVAVALVFAFLAALAVTRFRFRSRRTFIIAILVIQMIPGEAMMVSIFRVIDGWHLLNTLIGLTIVYVATVLPFTIWTLRGFVNGVPADLEEAAMIDGCSRAGAFWRVTFPLLAPGLVATGVFGFIQAWNEFVMALVLNARPDMMTLPVWLRTFLVANGTTNWAAIMAGSTLMAVPVIVFFLFVQGRMTSGLVSGAVKG; encoded by the coding sequence GTGACCGCCACGATCACCCCCGGCGTCCAGGTCGCCGGGCCCGCCGCACGTGCGCGCGCCCCGCGCACCGGCCGTCGCCGGACGCGCCTGGCCACGGTCGGCTGGAGCGCGCTCTCGGTCGTGCTGTTCGCCCTCTTCGCGTTCCCCGTCTACTGGATGGTGAACACGTCGTTCCAGCCGAACAACGAGATCCGCGGCTCCGAGATCCACTTCTGGCCTGACAACTTCACGCTGCGCAACTACGAGACCGTGCTCTTCGATCCGGGCCGCACGCCGTTCCTCCCGGCCGCGGCGAACTCGCTCATCGTGACGATCACGACGGTCGCGGTCGCCCTGGTCTTCGCGTTCCTCGCGGCGCTCGCCGTCACGCGGTTCCGCTTCCGCAGCCGGCGCACCTTCATCATCGCGATCCTCGTGATCCAGATGATCCCGGGCGAGGCGATGATGGTCTCGATCTTCCGGGTGATCGACGGATGGCACCTGCTGAACACGCTCATCGGCCTGACGATCGTGTACGTCGCGACCGTCCTGCCCTTCACGATCTGGACGCTCCGCGGCTTCGTGAACGGGGTGCCGGCCGACCTCGAGGAGGCCGCCATGATCGACGGATGCTCCCGGGCGGGCGCGTTCTGGCGCGTGACGTTCCCGCTGCTCGCCCCGGGCCTCGTCGCGACCGGCGTGTTCGGCTTCATCCAGGCCTGGAACGAGTTCGTGATGGCGCTCGTGCTGAACGCGCGGCCCGACATGATGACGCTGCCGGTGTGGCTGCGCACGTTCCTCGTGGCGAACGGCACGACGAACTGGGCCGCGATCATGGCAGGCTCGACACTGATGGCCGTTCCCGTGATCGTGTTCTTCCTGTTCGTGCAGGGCCGCATGACGAGCGGCCTCGTGAGCGGAGCCGTCAAGGGATGA
- a CDS encoding carbohydrate ABC transporter permease, whose translation MTTTDAGLTPAVSAVEGERLTAPEPGSPRSGRRSRRAPTGGFTPYALLVPASIVLAAIVGWPLIQLLVTSMQEFGRAQVFGAPPAFVWFENYVAVLTDATFYEVLARSLVFAAGCVIVTMALGTAVALLLQRLPKGFRLLLSLGLLLAWAMPPLSATIVWGWMFDTDYGVVNHVLVNTFGLEQFTQHSWLIEPLSFFLVAGVIIVWGAVPFVAFALYAGLTQVPDEVLEASQLDGAGGFSRFRLIVFPYLKPIFLITTILQIIWDLKVFTQIFALQDIGGIREKTNTLGVYIYQVSIAGGDFGTGGAIAVITALILMSVSLFYIRRVVKEEEL comes from the coding sequence ATGACCACCACCGACGCCGGCCTCACTCCGGCCGTGAGCGCGGTCGAGGGCGAGCGCCTCACCGCCCCGGAGCCCGGCTCGCCGCGCTCCGGCCGCCGCAGCCGCCGAGCCCCCACTGGCGGCTTCACCCCCTACGCCCTGCTCGTGCCCGCCTCGATCGTGCTCGCCGCGATCGTCGGCTGGCCCCTCATCCAGCTGCTCGTGACCTCGATGCAGGAGTTCGGCCGCGCACAGGTCTTCGGCGCCCCGCCCGCCTTCGTGTGGTTCGAGAACTACGTCGCCGTGCTCACCGACGCGACCTTCTACGAGGTGCTCGCGCGGAGCCTCGTCTTCGCCGCGGGCTGCGTCATCGTCACGATGGCGCTCGGCACCGCCGTCGCGCTGCTGCTGCAGCGCCTGCCCAAGGGCTTCCGCCTGCTGCTCTCGCTCGGCCTCCTGCTCGCCTGGGCGATGCCGCCCCTCTCGGCGACCATCGTGTGGGGCTGGATGTTCGACACCGACTACGGCGTCGTGAACCACGTGCTGGTGAACACGTTCGGGCTCGAGCAGTTCACGCAGCACTCCTGGCTCATCGAGCCGCTCAGCTTCTTCCTCGTCGCCGGCGTGATCATCGTCTGGGGGGCGGTGCCGTTCGTCGCGTTCGCGCTCTACGCGGGCCTCACCCAGGTGCCCGACGAGGTGCTCGAGGCATCGCAGCTCGACGGGGCGGGCGGGTTCTCGCGGTTCCGCCTCATCGTGTTCCCCTACCTCAAGCCGATCTTCCTCATCACGACGATCCTGCAGATCATCTGGGACCTCAAGGTCTTCACGCAGATCTTCGCGCTCCAGGACATCGGCGGCATCCGGGAGAAGACGAACACGCTCGGCGTGTACATCTACCAGGTCTCGATCGCGGGCGGCGACTTCGGCACCGGCGGCGCGATCGCCGTGATCACGGCGCTGATCCTGATGTCCGTCTCGCTGTTCTACATCCGTCGCGTCGTCAAGGAGGAGGAGCTGTGA
- a CDS encoding extracellular solute-binding protein — MRKLGIVALGAAAALTLAGCATSGGDAASEEGAEIRVWLVGTDTPDEAREYLKSTFEEEHPGSTLVIEEQSWDGLVDRLTTSLSGSDSPDVVEVGNTQAAAFTSAGAFLDLSDQYDELGGDDLLPGFVEAGSYDGKFYAAPLYSGARLVFYKKDALAAAGLEAPTTLDQYVDQGIALAEANPGKSGIWWPGQDWYNALPYIWENGGEVAVPDGDTWDAQLSSDESVAGLEQVQKVMTEASRAPKDGQETNPQVGFCDGTTLQLSAPSWVKWSILAPADAETPGCPEQEENLGVYALPGKDGGAAQVFAGGSNIGISAKSQHPELAIDALKIILSDEFQTIYGENGLVPAKLSLADTLGTDEVAQAIAAAAGNAKLTPASPKWADVEAAGILQDLFVNIAQGGDVKALAEEADQQIEDILNG, encoded by the coding sequence ATGAGGAAACTCGGCATCGTGGCGCTCGGCGCCGCAGCTGCGCTGACCCTCGCCGGGTGCGCCACCTCCGGAGGCGACGCCGCCTCCGAGGAGGGCGCCGAGATCCGCGTCTGGCTCGTCGGCACCGACACGCCCGACGAGGCGCGCGAGTACCTGAAGAGCACGTTCGAGGAGGAGCACCCCGGCTCCACGCTGGTCATCGAGGAGCAGTCGTGGGACGGCCTGGTGGACCGCCTCACCACGAGCCTCTCGGGCTCGGACAGCCCCGACGTCGTCGAGGTCGGCAACACCCAGGCCGCGGCCTTCACCTCGGCCGGCGCCTTCCTCGACCTGAGCGACCAGTACGACGAGCTCGGCGGTGACGACCTGCTGCCCGGCTTCGTCGAGGCGGGCTCGTACGACGGCAAGTTCTACGCCGCTCCGCTGTACTCGGGCGCGCGCCTGGTGTTCTACAAGAAGGACGCGCTCGCCGCGGCGGGCCTCGAGGCGCCGACCACGCTCGACCAGTACGTCGACCAGGGCATCGCCCTCGCCGAGGCGAACCCCGGCAAGTCGGGCATCTGGTGGCCCGGCCAGGACTGGTACAACGCCCTCCCGTACATCTGGGAGAACGGCGGCGAGGTCGCCGTGCCCGACGGAGACACGTGGGATGCGCAGCTCTCCAGCGACGAGTCGGTCGCGGGCCTCGAGCAGGTGCAGAAGGTCATGACCGAGGCGTCGCGGGCGCCGAAGGACGGCCAGGAGACGAACCCGCAGGTCGGCTTCTGCGACGGCACCACGCTGCAGCTGTCGGCCCCGAGCTGGGTCAAGTGGTCGATCCTCGCGCCGGCCGACGCCGAGACCCCCGGCTGCCCCGAGCAGGAGGAGAACCTCGGCGTCTACGCCCTGCCGGGCAAGGACGGCGGGGCCGCACAGGTCTTCGCGGGCGGCTCGAACATCGGCATCTCGGCCAAGTCGCAGCACCCCGAGCTCGCGATCGACGCGCTGAAGATCATCCTCTCCGACGAGTTCCAGACGATCTACGGCGAGAACGGCCTCGTTCCCGCCAAGCTCTCGCTCGCCGACACGCTCGGCACCGACGAGGTCGCGCAGGCGATCGCGGCGGCCGCCGGCAACGCCAAGCTCACCCCGGCCTCGCCGAAGTGGGCCGACGTCGAGGCCGCGGGCATCCTGCAGGACCTCTTCGTCAACATCGCGCAGGGCGGCGACGTGAAGGCGCTCGCCGAAGAGGCCGACCAGCAGATCGAGGACATCCTCAACGGCTGA
- a CDS encoding ROK family transcriptional regulator, whose amino-acid sequence MTATDASRPAAPASSASVPLFADRVLRASGKVLPEHARSHNRSLVLQTLYTNGAQSRADVARETGLTRVTISDLVAELIGEGLVVELGQREDARPGKPATLIDVDRTGFHIVALDLSEHTRFRGAILDLDGTIVAQAEVALDGATGERAVTLVHELLDGLLALTNARVLGIGVGSPGVVEPNGVVRSAPNLGWTDLPLQERLAAAFHLPVHVANDANVAVLAEHASAPGDLILVKVGHGVGAGLIVGGRPVLGAGSAAGEIGHVVVGTDGGPRCACGKDGCLEAWLAVPRLTAELERLGEADAAASAREETLREAGRRLGIVLAPVVGALNLSEVVLSGPAELLDGPLLEATVETLRNRTMAEHHRDLRLRMTAYGQDIVLRGAAVMVLSGQLGVS is encoded by the coding sequence GTGACCGCAACGGATGCCTCGCGACCCGCCGCCCCCGCCTCGAGCGCGAGCGTGCCGCTCTTCGCCGATCGCGTCCTCCGTGCCTCGGGCAAGGTGCTGCCCGAGCACGCGCGCAGCCACAACCGCTCGCTCGTGCTGCAGACGCTCTACACGAACGGCGCGCAGAGCCGGGCGGATGTCGCGCGCGAGACCGGCCTCACGCGCGTCACGATCTCCGACCTCGTCGCCGAGCTCATCGGCGAGGGCCTCGTCGTCGAGCTCGGACAGCGCGAGGACGCGCGACCCGGCAAGCCCGCCACGCTGATCGACGTCGACCGCACGGGCTTCCACATCGTCGCGCTCGACCTCTCCGAGCACACCCGGTTCCGCGGCGCCATCCTCGACCTCGACGGCACCATCGTCGCGCAGGCCGAGGTCGCGCTCGACGGCGCCACGGGCGAGCGTGCCGTCACGCTCGTGCACGAGCTGCTCGACGGGCTGCTCGCGCTCACGAACGCGCGCGTGCTGGGCATCGGCGTCGGCTCGCCCGGTGTGGTCGAGCCCAACGGCGTGGTGCGCTCGGCACCGAACCTCGGCTGGACCGACCTGCCGCTCCAGGAGCGGCTCGCGGCCGCGTTCCACCTGCCCGTGCACGTCGCGAACGACGCGAACGTCGCCGTGCTCGCCGAGCACGCGAGCGCGCCCGGCGACCTGATCCTCGTGAAGGTCGGCCACGGCGTCGGCGCCGGCCTCATCGTCGGCGGCCGCCCGGTGCTCGGCGCCGGCTCGGCCGCGGGTGAGATCGGCCACGTCGTGGTCGGCACCGACGGCGGCCCGCGCTGCGCGTGCGGCAAGGACGGCTGCCTCGAGGCGTGGCTGGCCGTGCCGCGCCTGACCGCCGAGCTCGAACGGCTCGGCGAGGCGGATGCCGCGGCATCCGCCCGCGAAGAGACCCTGCGGGAAGCGGGCCGGCGCCTCGGCATCGTGCTCGCCCCCGTCGTCGGTGCGCTGAACCTCTCGGAGGTCGTGCTCAGCGGACCGGCGGAACTGCTTGACGGACCGCTGCTCGAGGCGACCGTCGAGACGCTCCGGAATCGGACCATGGCGGAACACCACCGTGATCTGAGGCTCCGGATGACCGCGTACGGGCAGGACATCGTCCTGCGCGGCGCGGCCGTCATGGTCCTGTCCGGACAACTCGGGGTCTCGTAG
- a CDS encoding heavy metal translocating P-type ATPase: MRRIRPLRRSRPGIGEDGRVTRAIRLIRRYPVVALTLAIGVLGIVLALVGQGWLVAWIFSIYALGVAAWQAVGMVRDILRGHWGLDILAVTAIIATVWVGEYVAALIVVLMLTGGEALEDYAGRRAKRELDALLTRAPQRAHRVLDDHYVDVPVDEVVPGDVLLVRPSEIVPVDGTLRSAETSVDESSITGESVPVEKRAGDALLSGSVNGPIAVEVVATARAADSQYQQIVALVAEAAASKAPVVRLADRYAVPFTVFSLLLAGLAWWVSGDPVRFAEVLVLATPCPLLIAAPVAFIGGMSRAARNGVIVKGGGVLEQLARAKTAVFDKTGTLTHGEPELVAVRPEAGFGADELLALVASAEQYSSHVLAASITHAAREQGLRLVEADAAREDATNGVVARLGGREVVVGKFGYVLEHAPDARRTAIAPGELAVYVAVDGRYAGALLARDRLRDNAHATLERLDRLGVHHTMMLTGDAQATAEHIAAEIGIERVRAECLPADKVHEVAAIAERPVVMVGDGVNDAPVLAAADVGIAMGARGATAASESADAVILVDDISRTAKAVEIGRDTVRIALQSIWLGIIVSVGLMLVAAFGFIPATAGALLQELVDLAAILAALRAIGGRRDAAAEPVRPRAATSAR; this comes from the coding sequence ATGCGTCGCATCCGGCCCCTCCGGCGTTCCCGCCCGGGAATCGGGGAGGATGGACGGGTGACCCGCGCCATCCGCCTGATCCGTCGCTACCCCGTCGTCGCCCTCACCCTCGCGATCGGCGTGCTCGGCATCGTGCTCGCGCTCGTCGGGCAGGGGTGGCTGGTCGCGTGGATCTTCAGCATCTACGCGCTCGGCGTCGCGGCGTGGCAGGCCGTCGGGATGGTGCGCGACATCCTGCGCGGCCACTGGGGCCTGGACATCCTCGCCGTGACCGCGATCATCGCGACGGTCTGGGTCGGGGAGTACGTCGCCGCCCTCATCGTCGTGCTCATGCTCACGGGCGGCGAGGCGCTCGAGGACTACGCCGGGCGGCGCGCCAAGCGCGAACTCGACGCGCTCCTGACGCGCGCGCCGCAGCGCGCGCACCGCGTGCTCGACGACCACTACGTCGACGTGCCCGTCGACGAGGTCGTGCCGGGCGACGTGCTCCTCGTGCGGCCGAGCGAGATCGTGCCCGTCGACGGCACGCTCCGCTCGGCCGAGACCTCGGTCGACGAGTCCTCCATCACGGGTGAGAGCGTGCCCGTCGAGAAGCGCGCCGGCGACGCGCTCCTCAGCGGCTCGGTGAACGGGCCGATCGCCGTCGAGGTCGTCGCCACCGCGCGCGCCGCCGACAGCCAGTACCAGCAGATCGTCGCGCTCGTGGCGGAGGCCGCGGCCAGCAAGGCCCCGGTCGTGCGGCTCGCCGACCGCTACGCCGTGCCGTTCACGGTGTTCTCGCTCCTGCTCGCCGGACTCGCGTGGTGGGTGTCGGGCGACCCGGTGCGCTTCGCCGAGGTGCTCGTGCTCGCCACGCCGTGCCCGCTGCTCATCGCCGCGCCCGTCGCGTTCATCGGCGGCATGAGCCGTGCCGCCCGCAACGGCGTCATCGTCAAGGGCGGGGGAGTGCTCGAGCAGCTCGCGCGCGCGAAGACCGCGGTGTTCGACAAGACCGGCACGCTCACGCACGGCGAGCCCGAGCTGGTCGCGGTGCGCCCCGAGGCCGGCTTCGGCGCCGACGAGCTGCTGGCGCTCGTCGCGTCGGCCGAGCAGTACTCCTCGCACGTGCTCGCCGCGTCGATCACGCACGCCGCACGCGAGCAGGGGCTCCGGCTCGTGGAGGCCGACGCCGCACGCGAGGACGCGACGAACGGCGTCGTGGCCCGCCTCGGCGGGCGCGAGGTCGTGGTCGGCAAGTTCGGCTACGTGCTCGAGCACGCGCCCGACGCGCGCCGCACCGCCATCGCGCCGGGCGAGCTCGCGGTCTACGTCGCCGTCGACGGCCGGTATGCCGGCGCGCTGCTCGCGCGCGACCGCCTGCGCGACAACGCCCATGCCACGCTCGAGCGGCTCGACCGGCTCGGCGTGCACCACACGATGATGCTCACGGGCGACGCGCAGGCGACAGCCGAGCACATCGCCGCCGAGATCGGCATCGAGCGCGTGCGCGCCGAGTGCCTCCCGGCCGACAAGGTGCACGAGGTCGCGGCGATCGCCGAGCGCCCCGTGGTCATGGTGGGCGACGGCGTGAACGACGCGCCCGTGCTCGCCGCGGCCGACGTCGGCATCGCGATGGGCGCGCGCGGCGCGACGGCGGCGAGCGAGTCCGCCGACGCGGTGATCCTGGTCGACGACATCTCGCGCACGGCGAAGGCCGTCGAGATCGGCCGCGACACCGTGCGGATCGCGCTGCAGAGCATCTGGCTGGGCATCATCGTGAGCGTGGGCCTGATGCTGGTCGCCGCGTTCGGCTTCATCCCCGCGACCGCCGGCGCACTGTTGCAGGAGCTCGTCGACCTCGCGGCGATCCTCGCGGCGCTGCGGGCGATCGGGGGACGTCGCGACGCGGCGGCCGAGCCCGTGCGGCCGCGTGCCGCGACATCCGCTCGCTGA